In Drosophila simulans strain w501 chromosome X, Prin_Dsim_3.1, whole genome shotgun sequence, one DNA window encodes the following:
- the LOC27207158 gene encoding anionic trypsin-2: MCPSKFVVYILLISVRAKSSSESQAGQLHLAPSQRQDRPSDFQFLVTGGYRPDTNDLVKYTVSLRMGKPKKFFGDNHFCAGTIFSERAILTAAHCMFSNRRKLKAKKLMVVAGTPRRLLKSSTTQIIEAEELLPHPKYKKGKSQKYDIGLILLEGDLSLGDAVAKIPLYNKAPVAGAQCSIVGWGTVIQFGPLPDEAINGDMQILPDTFCEKLLGWSNAGMLCANDKHDSDVDSCQGDSGGPLICDNMVTGIVSFGMGCGEPDSAGIYTDVYHFRDWITENSCPLGTRSVWTLLLLLLLVTGIS, translated from the exons ATGTGTCCGTCAAAATTTGTTGTGTACATACTGTTGATTTCCGTAAGGGCCAAGTCTAGCTCGGAATCGCAGGCGGGCCAGCTGCATTTGGCGCCCAGTCAGAGGCAGGACCGACCTTCGGACTTTCAGTTCCTGGTCACGGGTGGCTATCGCCCGGACACCAACGACCTGGTCAAGTACACGGTTTCGCTGCGCATGGGCAAGCCGAAGAAGTTCTTCGGCGATAACCACTTCTGCGCGGGAACGATCTTCAGCGAGCGGGCCATTCTCACGGCGGCCCATTGCATGTTCAGCAA TCGGCGCAAGCTGAAGGCCAAGAAGCTGATGGTCGTCGCCGGGACGCCAAGGAGGCTGCTTAAGAGCAGTACAACGCAGATTATTGAGGCCGAGGAGCTTCTGCCACATCCCAAGTACAAGAAGGGCAAGTCGCAGAAGTACGACATTGGATTGATCCTTTTGGAGGGAGATCTCAGTCTGGGTGATGCCGTTGCCAAAATACCTCTGTACAACAAGGCTCCGGTGGCCGGAGCCCAGTGCTCCATCGTCGGCTGGGGCACGGTCATTCAG TTCGGCCCACTGCCAGATGAGGCCATCAACGGCGATATGCAGATCCTGCCGGACACCTTCTGCGAGAAGCTGCTGGGCTGGTCCAACGCGGGCATGCTCTGCGCCAATGACAAGCATGACTCCGATGTGGACAGCTGCCAGGGCGACTCGGGCGGGCCCCTCATATGTGACAACATGGTGACGGGCATCGTGTCCTTCGGCATGGGTTGCGGCGAGCCTGATTCGGCTGGGATCTACACCGATGTCTACCACTTCCGGGATTGGATCACCGAGAACTCCTGCCCCCTAGGCACACGGTCCGTGTGgacgctgttgctgctgctgctcctggtcaCAGGGATATCCTAG